The genomic stretch GGCTGATTCCTCCGGGATACCATATAAGGGAGCAAAGTTTCTACAATAAGCGTTAGCGCCATATAAGGATTTCAAAGAAAAAACATGGTATCCGACAGTATTGTACTTCTGGCTGATTTCTTTTACTTTTTTCATATCAGGTCTGATCGCATCTAAAATCTCAATGCTTCTTACAGGAACCATAATATCCCGAAGCCCTGTTGATACAACTTGAACCAACAAGTCTGCTGAAATTTGGGAAGTACTGATGTTTAAGGAATCTGCTACTTCATCTTTATCTATAATTTCTGAAAATACAGGAATCGATTGATCCATCATAACAAAATTATCGTTGTGAATTTCAATGCCAAGTATTCCTGCTCTGGTTTCTTGCTCATACTTCCCTTGTTTTAACAAATTTAGACTTGACATTGCATAGAAGGTGGCAATCGTAGCATGACCACATAAGTCCACCTCTTCATTCGGTGTAAAGAATCTCACTTTAAAATCTGCCGCGTTTGATTGTAATACAAAAGCAGTTTCACTGAATCCAAGAACAGCGGCAATTTTTCTCATTTCTTCCTCAGATAATGAATCTGCATTCATAACAACACCTGCTGGGTTTCCGCCTTCTTTTGTTTTAGCAAAAGAATTTAATGTGTATACGTTTATTTTCATATATTTCCAAGCTCCAATTTATGGTATATTACGACTTAATCCGACAACTACTTCTGTATGCAACGCCTGAGGAAACATGTCACACCCTCTGACCTTCTCCACCTCATACCCTCTCTCAGCCAGGTATTTCATATCTCTTGCCAATGTAGCGGAATCACAGCTCACATACACCACTCTCTTCGGCGCCATCTTCACAATGGTATTTAAACACGCTTCATCACAGCCC from Lacrimispora sphenoides JCM 1415 encodes the following:
- a CDS encoding PhzF family phenazine biosynthesis protein; the protein is MKINVYTLNSFAKTKEGGNPAGVVMNADSLSEEEMRKIAAVLGFSETAFVLQSNAADFKVRFFTPNEEVDLCGHATIATFYAMSSLNLLKQGKYEQETRAGILGIEIHNDNFVMMDQSIPVFSEIIDKDEVADSLNISTSQISADLLVQVVSTGLRDIMVPVRSIEILDAIRPDMKKVKEISQKYNTVGYHVFSLKSLYGANAYCRNFAPLYGIPEESATGTSSGALGCYLYHYGKINEEQASHIVFEQGYSMKRPSEIRVSLAVKENEIFEVKVGGRAMNLTLTEVEI